Genomic DNA from Fusarium oxysporum Fo47 chromosome IX, complete sequence:
ataatGATGGCAAAAGGCTACAATGGGTTATCACTACTGGTAATGGGATCTCTAATCCAAATTGAAGAGAGAATTATTATTTCGGCACCGGGAAGACGATTTTCATGAACCCAAGCTTCCTATATAGACTCCGCCTCCAACGCCAGTAGTATACAGACGAGCTCAGAGAATAATAGCCTGAGGATTCAAATTCGAAAACATCTGATTCCACATCATATCCTCCTCAGGCGCTCGTTTCCAAATATCCTCCAACACCGCGATGACTGAATGGACCGAAGCAAATCGTATCTCATCATAAATAAATCCTGCAAGACCACGCACTAGACGCTGTTGCTTTGGGCATTGTGAGTGCGCTCCTGCTATGCAGATAGGTAGTACAGCGCAGTTGAGAATTTTCGACGGTTTCTGGATACTGAAGATACAGTCGAGACAAGATTGGGTATGTTGCTGGACGAGGGCATGGTTTGCTGGTAGACCGCAGACAGCTCGGTACAAGTAGATCAGTGCGGCATGCTGGAAGATGCGAACAAGGCTAAAGGCTTGTGCTGATTCTGTGTCGCATTCGGTTGACGGTGTATTAACAGGTGATGAACGAGGCGACGTCAAATCTTCAATAGCCAATGAAGCATATGTCGGCCTCAAAGCCGCTTCGAAGATGCGTATCCTCTCAATCGAGAACTCTTCGACCATCCGTGTCGTCGCATCAAGATAAAACGCCATACTCGAAATTTGCTGAAAGACCGTTGACAAGGAGCAATAACCTTGTGTATCTCGTCCCCACCAAACAGGTCCTCGGTCAACGACCTCCCAGATCGCCGGCGGGAATGATGGTGGTTTTCCTGTAAGCATAGCGCTTGTGAGATCTGTCGTCGCAAATTCTGATAGCATCATATGAAGCGGATCCTGGCCTGTACCTAGTACAGTGGTCATGCCGCCGAGTTGGTTGACGATGGCCAAGACTCCGTCTCTGTGACTTGACGTCGATGCTGATGATTGCGCGCATTCGAGGAATCCATCATGGAAGTAGAGTAACAGCACCGCAAATAGCAACGTCTGCAAAGGACCATCTTCTTTCGAACAACATCCATCGACCTCTTCTCTCAGCGCAGCCAAGCATTCCATCCTCTTCACGTTCAAAATACTCCGACTGTTCCGTCCATCCTGCAACCACCGATGCGAATCAGCAAGAACACACGTCGCAAGTAACACAACACGATGCTGCAGCGCAACAAAAGTAGGTGGCGCACAAGGTTTCGAAGCAGTCGTCAACAAAGGCCAGAACCTTCCGTGAAAGTAATCCAACGAGCGCTTCTCGTATACTGCTAGTGACGCAGCGAGTTGCTCATCGCGCGTGGTAATCTGATATATCGCCGGGACCGTAACAGCAGGCCGTGTACTCCAGCGAATGAGCCGTTCGTTATAATCACATGCAGCTCCGACTTTGGCGCAGCGCGAACAGGTTGGTTTTGCGAGATCGCATTTAATTCTGCGCTTTTTGCAGGGCCAGCATGAGCCCTCTACTACACGAACGCGAGTCTTTGGCATTGTCGATAATTGTATTCGGGGTTTGATAGTTGGAGGGTAAAGTtggggattcgctggtcgttGGTATTAACGTTGTTGAGATATGCCAAGGCCTGAAACAAGTCACGGGCCCAGCGATCCGGAGGCAGATAAGGGAGATTGCGCGGGGAACAAGGTGAATGTCCGGCCAAGCCTCCGCAATTCAAGCCCCGCTTGAGAATGGGCAATCTAGTTACTTGTTTGAGATTAGTGTCTGATATCATTGCGAGTCATGGTTGGTTGGCTGAGCGGGGTTACGGGTTTAAGTGCTGAATGATTGGCCCGGCTTTAGAACGGACGAGTCATGGTAAGGGTAAGGCGTAGGGTAGCTAAGATCAATGTGGATTCGGGGAAATGGATGTTGGTGTTAGTTTAAAGCTTTAGAGAATGGTGAAAGATATGGATTGAGTCTAAGTAAGAATTATAACAACTCTTGTTTCAAAATCTGTTATCATCACTGTGTTTATagctcttctccttggcaaCTTGCCACATGAACAACAGCAAGAACTACTACGGTCTGTAAAATAATATTGATCGCCCATCATTATAGTACAGAGCCCGTCCATGTAATCTTACACCTGCCGCCATTGGGAGACATGGAGGATTGTGATAATACGTTAATCGACTCGAATCGAGGGCAGAGTGGGATGCTCATCGACTAGCTGTTTACCACGGAAGCCCTCAAGCTCCATTGAAACAACCTGTGTCTAATTATCATCTAGTTGATCAGTTTTCTTGCAATTGGAAATCATctatataaagtaaaagaaCAATATAATTTTCCATCTAGAACTATATGTATTTTCTATCTCTTCTTAAGATGGTATGGTTAGCATCGGACGCAACTATTGCTATTTGCTCTGGAACCATCAGATGCACCGTCCAATTCTCTGATCTTGGCGGTTACAAGACCTCCGGTATATTTAGAAGTGACTTAGAGGCCCAGGTGACTCAGAAAGCCGCCGCTTTGACAATGGCTGACGCTGATGCTCTGGTGCCTGAACCAGATGGTGACTATGTTGGCAAAAGCTCACTGATTGCGAGTTGTAACTGTAGTTTTCTGGCACTGTAACTTGCATAACATACTGTGTGTGATGAGCGACGTTGAAAGTCCTGACATCATATTAGCCCCATTGGCTATTTTCCTCTGCAGGCAATAACACTGAACCGCACCACCGCAGCGCCCCAGTAGCTTCACCTGACAGTGGGCAACCCATTTCCCTATCGCACACACGGAAGAGGGGTTCAGCGGGGAAGGTGATATATGTCGATGGATGCACATAAGTGGCACAGAATGGGGCTATTCACATATTCCGGGTCAGCGGAGGAAGAGCCCAGCGGCCCGAGCCGTCAGGAATCAGCGTTTATTATGGCAACAGTTGATATGTATTACAAATGTCACTACTATTATGAATTATGTAGTAGATATTCGCAACAGTGAGAAGGATATGGAAGTTCTTACAACCTGCTTCATAAGGGCTATGGCTTGCTTAGCATAGAACAGTCATGAGTTACAAAGTATAGGATTCCCTGCCGGTCTGTCTGATGATAAGACATGTCGTTGTGTCTCCAATTACTTCCCATTGAGTCTCCTCGTCGACCAGCACATGCATATACGGGTATTGCACCATCGGTCTATCATTGATATACGTACATATGATATGATATTTAGAAGTGTATGGATTGGTTTAGATCCGAATTTGTGTTTGTGATATGCATGCAGCACAAAAAATGGAAACATGTCTCTTGCAGCCACCCAGTCACGTTCAAGAGCTCAATACATCCTCTCTGATTTTCAAATGCTAGCGTTATTGCCGCCGAGTGGGACCCAACTTGCACCCAATGCGACACGGAAGACTAACGTAATCGCGCATACTCTCACATATGATCTAAGTGCATGGTCCATGGTCGTGCATAGTActctcttgtctcttcaACTCATCTTTGCAGCTCATGCGTGATATGCATGACAACTGGTATTTAATGCACCAAGCTTCAAACTCCAGTAGTAATGCGACCCTCTATTCTATGTATGATTCCCCTCATCAGGTATGCTAAGGGAGATCAAGACGTGGCTTTATACCCTCCCAAACCTCATGCAGAGATGTGACAAGGGCATGGTCTCGTCGTGGTTTGGCACACGTGAGTTTGGCCATAATGTGTCCTGAAGCAACGTGACATAGAATTGCTTTTGGCTCATAGGCATACGTGTATATCTACAGATCTCTCTCTTACGTTCATGGTCTTGAAACCGACGTCAAGAGCTCTCTGGTATCTCATTCAATCTCATTGCATTAACCAGAGCCAATAAACTTCACCATGTTGCCTGCAATCTTTATTGTTATAGGGGTTGTTCTCGCAATAATCTACATTCGGACCAGACCTCGCAAGAATCTCCCTCCTGGTCCCAAGCCCCTCCCCGTCCTAGGCAATATCAGAGACATGCCAGATGGGACAACCCCAGAATACAAACATTGGATTAAGTTCAAAGACCTGTACGGCCCAATCAGCCATGTCTCCATCTTCGGTCAATCCCTCATTATACTCCACGATCGTGACGCTGCGAACGCTATCCTAGAGAAAACATCAATCAAGACATCCGGACGACCACAGTTTATCTTCGGGAATGAA
This window encodes:
- a CDS encoding fungal-specific transcription factor domain-containing protein, producing MPKTRVRVVEGSCWPCKKRRIKCDLAKPTCSRCAKVGAACDYNERLIRWSTRPAVTVPAIYQITTRDEQLAASLAVYEKRSLDYFHGRFWPLLTTASKPCAPPTFVALQHRVVLLATCVLADSHRWLQDGRNSRSILNVKRMECLAALREEVDGCCSKEDGPLQTLLFAVLLLYFHDGFLECAQSSASTSSHRDGVLAIVNQLGGMTTVLGTGQDPLHMMLSEFATTDLTSAMLTGKPPSFPPAIWEVVDRGPVWWGRDTQGYCSLSTVFQQISSMAFYLDATTRMVEEFSIERIRIFEAALRPTYASLAIEDLTSPRSSPVNTPSTECDTESAQAFSLVRIFQHAALIYLYRAVCGLPANHALVQQHTQSCLDCIFSIQKPSKILNCAVLPICIAGAHSQCPKQQRLVRGLAGFIYDEIRFASVHSVIAVLEDIWKRAPEEDMMWNQMFSNLNPQAIIL